A genome region from Tolypothrix sp. PCC 7712 includes the following:
- a CDS encoding ABC transporter ATP-binding protein, producing MLIIKNLNKSYGRNQVLHNLNLHIEPGEVYGLIGANGSGKTTTINIICNLLNADSGDITINHQPISAATKRIIGVAPQENLLYKSLSCAENLQFFGDIYGLNRETRHKRIRETLLAVNLLDKAKYPVETLSGGMQRRLNIAVALVHQPQLVILDEPTTGLDIESRYEVWELIRQLKNQGITVLLTTHLLDEAERLCQRIGIMKNGRILAEGSLAELRTLIPAQEIVLMQTEFEAQAIARAEKYGFTHRRYGNDLAFWLPEPLELKEIIARFEGIAIDSIARQPVRLEHIYLELMHHN from the coding sequence ATGTTAATTATTAAAAATTTAAATAAATCCTATGGTAGAAACCAGGTTCTCCACAATTTAAATTTGCATATTGAGCCAGGAGAAGTTTACGGTTTAATCGGTGCCAATGGTTCAGGTAAAACCACAACAATCAATATTATTTGTAATTTATTGAATGCAGACAGTGGTGATATTACCATCAATCATCAGCCAATTTCCGCCGCGACCAAAAGAATAATTGGTGTTGCACCTCAAGAAAATTTACTCTACAAAAGCCTATCTTGTGCAGAAAATCTCCAGTTTTTTGGAGATATTTACGGTTTAAACCGCGAAACTCGCCATAAAAGAATTAGAGAAACTCTGTTAGCTGTCAATTTACTAGATAAAGCAAAATATCCTGTAGAGACACTTAGCGGGGGAATGCAAAGGCGGTTAAATATTGCAGTCGCTTTAGTACATCAACCACAGCTAGTGATTCTGGATGAACCGACTACAGGCTTAGATATTGAATCCAGATATGAAGTTTGGGAATTAATCCGCCAACTCAAAAATCAAGGAATTACAGTTTTGCTCACAACTCATTTATTAGATGAAGCAGAACGTCTTTGCCAGAGAATTGGAATTATGAAAAATGGCCGAATCTTGGCTGAGGGTAGTTTAGCAGAATTACGTACATTGATTCCAGCCCAAGAAATTGTGTTAATGCAGACTGAGTTTGAAGCACAAGCGATCGCACGCGCCGAAAAATATGGTTTCACTCATCGGCGTTATGGTAACGATTTAGCCTTTTGGTTACCTGAACCTTTGGAATTAAAGGAAATTATTGCACGCTTCGAGGGGATAGCCATTGATTCTATAGCCCGTCAGCCTGTACGTTTAGAGCATATTTATCTGGAACTTATGCACCACAATTAA
- a CDS encoding ABC transporter permease has product MKYWREIIAVTQRILIELLRRRRSLIFWSIFPISVLILSGFILAERAKLPINTAFEYAAPSTLVGAAMFFSCLGGTVATVVAEREQKTIKRLFLAPLSGISYFLGIFLAHSCIGIGQAILIYTIAAFWGATFKGSILLGLIIILLTIIAYVGLGFILGTQLARRIEDVNSLVAAFGVPLLILGGAFLPAALFPPTLINIAQFNPIYHMNEALVGVSSQGEGISDIGSHFWFLLVFAMIVIVGGWLSYWRMLIVERRL; this is encoded by the coding sequence ATGAAATATTGGCGTGAAATTATAGCTGTAACTCAACGCATACTAATTGAACTATTGCGCCGCAGACGCAGCTTAATTTTTTGGAGTATATTCCCCATATCGGTGTTGATTCTGAGCGGATTTATTTTAGCAGAACGGGCAAAACTCCCCATCAATACTGCTTTTGAATATGCTGCACCCTCAACTTTAGTAGGTGCAGCAATGTTTTTTAGCTGTTTGGGTGGAACTGTCGCCACTGTTGTTGCAGAAAGAGAACAAAAAACCATCAAACGCCTGTTTCTGGCTCCCTTAAGCGGAATTTCCTACTTTTTAGGAATTTTTCTGGCCCATAGTTGCATTGGTATCGGTCAGGCAATATTAATTTATACTATTGCTGCATTTTGGGGCGCTACTTTTAAAGGTTCTATTTTATTAGGATTAATTATTATCTTATTAACTATCATTGCTTATGTGGGTTTAGGTTTTATTTTAGGTACACAATTAGCACGTCGTATTGAAGATGTTAACTCTTTAGTAGCAGCTTTTGGAGTACCTTTATTAATCCTTGGTGGAGCATTTTTACCAGCAGCTTTATTTCCTCCCACATTAATTAATATCGCTCAATTCAATCCTATTTATCACATGAATGAAGCCCTCGTAGGAGTTTCATCTCAAGGCGAAGGAATTAGTGATATAGGCTCACACTTTTGGTTTTTATTGGTTTTTGCTATGATTGTGATTGTCGGTGGCTGGCTATCTTATTGGCGGATGCTGATAGTAGAAAGGCGATTATAA
- a CDS encoding GlsB/YeaQ/YmgE family stress response membrane protein produces MNILAWIVLGLIAGAIAKAIYPGHQGGGILGTILLGIIGAFVGGSLGVFFSTGTLALAAPTLSITGVIVAVLGAIVAVFLWNLLTRRSAL; encoded by the coding sequence ATGAACATTCTTGCTTGGATTGTTTTAGGACTAATTGCTGGAGCTATTGCTAAAGCTATCTACCCAGGTCATCAAGGCGGCGGTATTCTAGGAACAATTTTGTTAGGTATTATAGGTGCATTTGTTGGTGGTAGCCTAGGAGTATTCTTCAGTACGGGAACTCTAGCATTAGCCGCACCCACTCTCAGCATTACAGGTGTGATAGTTGCTGTTCTGGGCGCAATTGTTGCAGTTTTCTTGTGGAACTTACTCACTCGCCGCAGCGCTTTGTAA